Proteins from one Aureimonas sp. SA4125 genomic window:
- the guaA gene encoding glutamine-hydrolyzing GMP synthase, whose amino-acid sequence MTAHPDTVLIIDFGSQVTQLIARRVREAGVYSEIVPFQLAEEGFQRLKPKAVILSGSPASTGDIDSPRAPQAVFDAGIPVLGICYGQMTMCVQLGGRAESSSHREFGRAFVEIQKDCPLFSGVWSEGTRHQVWMSHGDRVMDMPPGFEIFAKSPGAPYAVFGDIARNFYGLMFHPEVVHTTDGARLIHNFVHKVAGLGGDWTMAAFREKAIAEIRAKVGDGRVICGLSGGVDSSVAAVLIHEAIGEQLTCIFVDHGLLRLNEAEQVVSMFRDHYNIPLVHVEAQDLFIDALEGEIDPEVKRKTIGRLFIETFEAEAKKLGGADFLAQGTLYPDVIESVSFSGGPSVTIKSHHNVGGLPERMNMQLVEPLRELFKDEVRVLGRELGLPDHFVGRHPFPGPGLAIRCPGGVTREKLEILRQADAVYLDEIRKAGLYDAIWQAFAVLLPVQTVGVMGDGRTYEFVCALRAVTSVDGMTADFYPYDMEFLGNTATRIINEVRGINRVVYDVTSKPPGTIEWE is encoded by the coding sequence ATGACCGCACATCCCGATACTGTCCTCATCATCGACTTCGGCTCCCAGGTGACGCAGCTGATCGCGCGCCGCGTGCGCGAGGCCGGCGTCTATTCCGAGATCGTCCCCTTCCAGCTGGCCGAGGAGGGGTTCCAGCGGCTGAAGCCGAAGGCGGTGATCCTCTCGGGTTCGCCCGCCTCGACCGGCGACATCGATTCGCCCCGCGCCCCGCAGGCGGTGTTTGACGCCGGCATCCCGGTTCTCGGCATCTGCTACGGCCAGATGACGATGTGCGTGCAGCTCGGCGGCCGGGCGGAAAGTTCTTCGCACCGCGAGTTCGGCCGTGCCTTCGTCGAGATCCAGAAGGATTGCCCGCTGTTTTCAGGCGTCTGGTCCGAAGGCACCCGCCATCAGGTCTGGATGAGCCATGGCGACCGCGTCATGGACATGCCGCCCGGTTTCGAGATCTTCGCCAAATCCCCGGGCGCGCCCTACGCCGTCTTCGGCGACATCGCCCGCAATTTCTACGGCCTGATGTTCCACCCCGAAGTCGTCCACACCACGGACGGCGCGCGGCTGATCCACAATTTCGTCCACAAGGTCGCGGGTCTGGGCGGCGACTGGACCATGGCCGCCTTCCGCGAGAAGGCGATCGCCGAGATCCGCGCCAAGGTCGGTGACGGCCGCGTCATCTGCGGCCTCTCCGGCGGCGTCGATTCCTCGGTCGCGGCCGTCCTCATCCACGAGGCGATCGGCGAGCAGCTGACCTGCATCTTCGTCGACCACGGCCTCCTCCGGCTGAACGAGGCCGAGCAGGTCGTCTCGATGTTCCGCGACCACTACAACATCCCACTCGTCCATGTGGAGGCGCAGGACCTCTTCATCGACGCGCTCGAGGGCGAGATCGACCCGGAGGTCAAGCGCAAGACCATCGGCCGCCTGTTCATCGAGACCTTCGAGGCCGAGGCCAAGAAGCTCGGCGGCGCCGATTTCCTGGCGCAAGGGACGCTCTATCCCGACGTGATCGAATCGGTCTCCTTTTCCGGCGGTCCCTCGGTGACGATCAAGTCGCACCACAATGTCGGGGGCCTGCCCGAGCGCATGAACATGCAGCTGGTCGAGCCGCTGCGCGAGCTGTTCAAGGATGAGGTCCGTGTTCTCGGCCGCGAGCTTGGTCTGCCCGACCACTTCGTCGGCCGCCACCCCTTCCCGGGGCCAGGTCTTGCCATCCGGTGCCCCGGCGGCGTCACCCGCGAGAAGCTCGAAATCCTGCGCCAGGCCGACGCGGTCTATCTTGACGAGATCCGCAAGGCCGGCCTCTACGACGCCATCTGGCAGGCCTTCGCCGTACTCCTGCCGGTCCAGACCGTCGGCGTCATGGGCGACGGGCGCACCTACGAATTCGTCTGCGCCCTGCGCGCCGTCACCTCCGTCGACGGCATGACCGCCGATTTCTACCCCTATGATATGGAATTCCTCGGCAACACCGCGACCCGCATCATCAACGAGGTCCGCGGCATCAACCGGGTCGTCTACGACGTGACGTCGAAGCCACCAGGCACGATCGAGTGGGAATGA
- a CDS encoding MAPEG family protein produces MTSPAIAAVALYAGLNALVLFWLMVETGRTRMREKVPMGDGGNLRLIRVMRGHANAIEIVPVALILLLTLALLGTPAWAIHGLGLILTLGRLFHAMHFIAADAPRWQRAAGALSSAILLVAGGAWAIVAGFAQAF; encoded by the coding sequence ATGACATCTCCTGCGATCGCCGCCGTCGCGCTCTATGCCGGGCTGAATGCGCTCGTTCTGTTCTGGCTGATGGTCGAGACGGGTCGAACGCGGATGCGCGAAAAGGTGCCGATGGGCGACGGCGGCAATCTCCGGCTGATCCGGGTGATGCGCGGCCATGCCAACGCCATCGAGATCGTGCCGGTGGCGCTGATCCTTCTCCTGACGCTGGCCCTCCTCGGCACGCCGGCCTGGGCGATCCACGGCCTCGGCCTGATCCTGACGCTCGGGCGCCTGTTTCACGCCATGCACTTCATCGCCGCGGACGCGCCGCGCTGGCAGCGCGCGGCCGGCGCCCTGTCCTCGGCTATCCTCCTGGTCGCCGGCGGGGCCTGGGCGATCGTCGCGGGATTTGCGCAGGCTTTCTGA